One window of Caldisericum exile AZM16c01 genomic DNA carries:
- a CDS encoding UPF0182 family membrane protein, translated as MVGFIVFILYFIFALPLIIKAYKLKTNTPPFHLVKREVFILVLGVIIVTIFLSSVNFITNLLWFKSVNYQNVFLRRIFVKITLFLIGFSISYLLYFVSFYVPKRHEELEVGERIINVSRFVVPLILAFFTGSATSAQFEQVLMFINRTPSNIFDPVFHRDVSFYLFTYPFLNGIVSTLLSIFVIAFLVEEIVYLMYIRPNFSKISRINLHATNLLSILAALILFSVSLKIYLSVYSLLFRKGGAVFGIGYTDFYVRIPIFRIIALLLFVAGLILIIYAIIPRFTARGPVFRILLISAIVVVVFYITVPNIFQALVVRPTELQREKSFLTYNINGTLQGFGLDKVNITEIKDLNPITKDLLSKNQTIVNNFRFWDWRALKDTYQQIQSIRLYYTFNDVDVDRYILNNELREVLVSARELDQGLLPETSKTWVNLHLKFTHGYGICMNTVNEFTQEGLPDLLVKDIPPISTVPELQVIRPEIYFGELTNDYIIVNTGTDEFDYPKGEENVYSKYKENRGIRLTPFNRFLYTISFNDINFIFSRYINSNSKLLYIRNIKDRVSKIAPYLKFDSDPYIVLGNNGKLYWVIDAYTVSNFYPYSEPVYVYNENVNYIRNSVKCVIDAYTGDVTFYIVDNSDPIAKTLSKAFPTLLHSFSEMPEFLKNHMRYPDDLMKIQGYVYLTYHMADPEVFYNKEDAWDIAKEKYYSQTQDVIPYFAIVKDSSGKYTFASLYAFTPLNKSNLVALMIADCSKDNFGKINLLRFPKDRLVYGPLQIEARIDQDSEISKVLTLWNQQGSEVIRGNLLVIPIDTSIIYFEPIYLQANTAKFPQIKKIVLSTQDKLVWGDTFEDSLNLLFGEVQNVPQTPQTQNIKELVDLAKTHFENYKKYVASGDYAKAGEELKAVEDLIQQIENLSKNP; from the coding sequence ATGGTTGGATTTATTGTTTTTATTCTTTATTTTATCTTTGCATTACCTTTGATAATAAAAGCATATAAACTTAAGACTAATACCCCGCCATTTCATCTTGTAAAAAGAGAAGTATTTATTCTTGTTTTGGGTGTCATAATTGTAACAATTTTTCTTTCATCGGTAAATTTTATTACGAATCTACTCTGGTTTAAGAGTGTTAATTATCAAAACGTATTTCTAAGAAGAATTTTCGTAAAAATAACTCTTTTCTTGATTGGATTTTCTATTTCATACTTACTGTATTTTGTTTCTTTTTACGTTCCTAAAAGACACGAAGAGCTCGAAGTTGGGGAACGAATTATTAATGTTTCAAGGTTTGTAGTGCCTCTTATTCTTGCCTTTTTTACGGGAAGTGCAACATCTGCCCAATTTGAGCAAGTTTTGATGTTCATTAATAGAACCCCATCAAATATTTTTGACCCTGTTTTCCATAGAGATGTGAGTTTTTATCTTTTTACATATCCATTCTTGAATGGAATTGTATCAACACTTCTTTCTATCTTTGTAATTGCGTTTTTGGTTGAAGAAATTGTTTACCTTATGTATATACGTCCGAATTTTTCAAAGATTTCAAGGATAAATCTACATGCAACAAATCTTTTGTCTATACTTGCAGCCTTAATACTTTTTTCTGTGTCTCTTAAGATCTATTTGAGCGTATATTCTCTATTGTTTCGAAAAGGTGGTGCAGTATTTGGAATTGGATATACAGACTTCTATGTTCGTATACCTATATTTAGGATTATTGCACTTCTTTTGTTTGTAGCAGGCTTAATATTAATAATCTATGCGATAATTCCTCGATTCACCGCAAGAGGACCTGTTTTCAGGATTCTTTTAATAAGTGCTATTGTCGTGGTTGTCTTTTATATCACAGTGCCAAATATTTTTCAAGCGCTTGTGGTTCGTCCCACGGAGCTCCAACGAGAGAAATCATTCCTCACTTACAACATTAATGGGACTCTTCAAGGATTTGGTCTTGATAAGGTAAATATAACAGAAATAAAAGACTTAAATCCAATTACAAAAGATCTTCTTTCTAAAAATCAAACGATAGTTAATAACTTTAGGTTTTGGGATTGGCGAGCCTTAAAAGATACATATCAACAGATCCAATCTATAAGGCTTTACTATACATTTAATGATGTTGATGTTGACAGATATATTCTTAATAATGAATTAAGAGAAGTGCTCGTCTCTGCAAGAGAGTTAGACCAAGGACTTTTACCTGAAACATCCAAGACATGGGTTAATTTACATCTCAAATTTACCCACGGTTATGGTATATGTATGAATACTGTAAATGAATTTACCCAAGAAGGTCTTCCGGATCTTCTTGTAAAGGATATACCACCTATTTCAACTGTGCCAGAACTCCAAGTTATACGACCAGAGATCTATTTTGGCGAACTGACAAATGACTATATCATTGTAAATACAGGAACAGATGAGTTTGACTATCCTAAAGGTGAAGAGAATGTTTATTCAAAATACAAAGAAAACCGAGGTATTAGATTGACACCTTTCAATAGGTTTCTCTACACGATTAGTTTTAACGATATAAACTTCATTTTCTCACGATATATAAATTCGAATAGCAAACTTCTATATATAAGGAACATAAAGGATAGAGTTTCAAAAATTGCACCATATCTTAAATTTGATAGTGATCCATACATTGTGCTTGGAAATAATGGGAAACTTTACTGGGTAATTGATGCATATACTGTTTCTAATTTTTATCCCTATTCTGAGCCCGTCTATGTTTATAATGAAAATGTTAACTACATAAGAAATTCAGTAAAATGCGTCATTGATGCTTATACTGGAGATGTAACTTTCTATATCGTTGATAATAGCGATCCAATTGCGAAGACTCTTTCAAAGGCGTTCCCAACACTTTTGCATAGCTTTAGTGAAATGCCTGAATTTTTGAAGAATCATATGCGCTATCCAGATGACCTAATGAAAATCCAGGGCTATGTTTATCTTACATACCATATGGCTGATCCAGAAGTTTTCTACAACAAAGAAGACGCATGGGATATTGCAAAAGAAAAGTATTATTCACAAACACAGGACGTAATTCCGTATTTTGCAATTGTTAAAGATTCAAGCGGAAAATACACGTTTGCAAGCTTATATGCTTTTACACCACTAAACAAAAGTAACCTTGTTGCCCTTATGATTGCTGACTGTTCAAAGGATAATTTCGGGAAAATAAATCTTTTAAGATTTCCCAAAGATAGGCTTGTCTATGGGCCGCTTCAAATTGAAGCGCGTATTGATCAAGATTCGGAAATATCAAAGGTTCTTACTTTATGGAATCAACAGGGATCTGAGGTAATAAGAGGAAATCTCCTCGTAATACCCATTGATACTTCAATTATATATTTTGAACCTATTTACTTGCAGGCAAACACTGCAAAATTCCCACAAATAAAAAAGATTGTTCTTTCAACACAGGATAAACTTGTTTGGGGTGATACTTTTGAGGATTCATTAAACTTGCTCTTCGGAGAGGTACAAAATGTGCCACAGACTCCGCAAACACAAAATATAAAAGAACTTGTTGACCTTGCGAAAACGCACTTTGAAAATTACAAAAAATATGTTGCAAGTGGTGACTATGCAAAGGCCGGCGAAGAACTTAAAGCTGTTGAGGACCTCATACAACAGATCGAGAATCTAAGCAAAAATCCTTGA
- a CDS encoding DUF505 domain-containing protein, whose protein sequence is MVIKKEHAVILEKILLNENKDLFATYMSQLNSDTVRELDIMGLVRFETPIKLVLTYTGKALANVLRELYSLGPKSNYVEESYGSSSLFIIEKRGISKPEEWDPDFRFIGSEIIALLDAANKAGRVGPLGIEPLMERGLAVKVRDAETKKESYILSEQGKAILDIYTVSPKLIIDSDLANVIRGLPIGPARSSEIKLSVHNSHLLESMRLIAYSVLNGEIFAFTALGQAVKKTLMLGGFGEETVLSEDILRAIADWYDEKKITDIALETLQSLGYVGTDGNLLPAGEWALEVYRLLKDGPRKEVWSFDIEEGEMMALRAIKSLWEKAKTNPKDRPTLENLKKEMIGRRIKQYKELIERYGRKLNEMPKKYQQIAKAFEDAKDLSAWYEGYFDLRADLHSMESFDLIKSTVDEEGEEVFVITKWGESVLERNVESVSSDSVKAITITRKTFSSPNIEWVKKAEEEGLIGAKEPTKNGYFFANLAEHIERLPLLTKFERTVFSLIPEKGAIVDEVIEKLKDQFDEGRIRFALAKLEARHLIEILPDGNVIETEVGKLMDKALSGVPTGLGFPVNPLLIRVLRALREVGTLYVKERKVRILPKNIKEALKASGLSKEAFQNALELARAAGYIGETSINEQGLLLLEAVDKMSSKADLVSYHEILD, encoded by the coding sequence ATGGTAATTAAGAAGGAGCATGCGGTTATTCTTGAAAAGATATTGTTAAATGAAAATAAAGATCTGTTTGCAACTTATATGTCGCAACTCAATAGCGATACGGTAAGAGAACTTGATATTATGGGTCTTGTTCGTTTTGAAACGCCTATAAAATTAGTCTTAACATATACGGGCAAGGCACTTGCAAATGTCTTAAGAGAACTTTATTCTCTTGGACCGAAATCCAATTATGTGGAAGAATCTTATGGTTCTTCAAGTTTATTTATTATTGAAAAAAGAGGAATTTCTAAACCTGAGGAATGGGATCCAGATTTTAGATTCATTGGAAGCGAAATCATTGCGCTTCTTGATGCCGCAAATAAGGCTGGGCGTGTAGGTCCTCTTGGCATAGAGCCTCTCATGGAAAGAGGTCTTGCTGTAAAAGTTAGAGATGCTGAAACTAAGAAGGAGAGTTATATTTTAAGTGAACAAGGAAAAGCGATCCTCGACATATATACTGTTTCACCAAAGTTAATCATCGATTCAGACCTTGCAAATGTTATAAGAGGCTTACCAATAGGCCCTGCACGATCCTCTGAAATAAAATTATCGGTTCATAATTCACATCTTCTTGAATCAATGAGGCTCATTGCATATTCTGTTCTAAATGGAGAAATATTCGCTTTCACTGCATTAGGCCAAGCAGTAAAAAAGACTTTAATGCTTGGTGGTTTTGGAGAAGAAACAGTACTATCGGAAGACATTCTCAGAGCGATTGCTGATTGGTATGATGAAAAGAAAATAACGGATATTGCTCTTGAAACGTTGCAATCGCTTGGGTATGTTGGAACTGATGGAAACTTACTTCCTGCAGGAGAATGGGCATTGGAGGTTTATAGATTACTCAAAGATGGTCCAAGAAAGGAAGTTTGGTCTTTCGACATAGAGGAAGGTGAGATGATGGCACTTCGTGCGATAAAGTCGCTCTGGGAGAAGGCAAAGACAAATCCCAAAGATCGGCCTACCCTTGAGAATTTAAAGAAAGAGATGATTGGCAGGCGCATAAAACAGTATAAGGAACTCATTGAGCGTTATGGAAGGAAACTCAACGAGATGCCAAAGAAATATCAACAAATTGCAAAGGCTTTTGAAGATGCAAAAGACCTTTCAGCATGGTATGAAGGCTACTTTGATTTGAGGGCGGATTTGCACTCCATGGAAAGCTTTGACCTAATAAAGAGTACCGTTGACGAAGAAGGTGAGGAAGTCTTTGTGATAACCAAATGGGGAGAGAGTGTGCTTGAAAGGAATGTTGAAAGCGTAAGTTCCGACTCCGTTAAAGCAATTACCATCACAAGAAAAACATTCAGTTCCCCCAATATTGAGTGGGTTAAAAAGGCAGAGGAAGAAGGACTTATAGGTGCGAAAGAACCTACAAAAAATGGTTATTTCTTTGCAAATCTTGCAGAACACATTGAAAGACTTCCGCTTCTTACTAAATTTGAAAGAACTGTTTTCTCGCTTATCCCTGAGAAAGGTGCAATTGTTGATGAGGTTATTGAAAAGTTAAAAGACCAATTTGATGAAGGTAGAATTAGATTTGCCTTAGCAAAACTTGAAGCGCGACACCTCATTGAGATATTACCTGACGGGAACGTTATCGAAACCGAAGTAGGAAAACTCATGGATAAGGCTCTGTCGGGAGTTCCAACTGGGCTTGGATTTCCTGTTAACCCATTGCTTATAAGAGTTTTAAGAGCATTAAGAGAAGTCGGAACGCTTTATGTGAAGGAGCGTAAGGTAAGGATTCTTCCAAAAAACATAAAAGAAGCACTGAAGGCTTCAGGTCTTTCGAAAGAGGCCTTCCAAAATGCTCTTGAACTTGCAAGAGCTGCAGGATACATTGGTGAAACAAGTATAAACGAACAAGGTTTGCTATTGCTTGAAGCCGTCGACAAGATGAGTTCCAAAGCTGACCTTGTAAGTTACCACGAGATTCTGGATTGA
- a CDS encoding HD-GYP domain-containing protein: MLLFFLFTLAYSVYKFKFILTKNDIVFLIILLASIIFSDKYPVIIPIGTEVSELSVSTAITFTVAFLFNPTLTIIVVVLGTIISDIITKKKWYKILFNTANIGTATGITSLFFSKFYNPILPFTSPQNLGVVIFGAATHFFLESFFLYLLLSFIVNRPLFSFYVENIKFIAVEVLTLYPLGIVLMYFFKYNPLMNAFLLPSLIAVYYALQRRYVIIQETKNALFAIAEVVDKKIPDTIDHTKRVAIITEAICNELQLPLSQTNEIVLAAMLHDIGKIVIPDFILKKSDPNDDEMEVIHLHVIEGEKIVSRLSLFRKGAVIIRHHHEKWDGTGYPDHLKGEEIPLGSRIIAIADSFDAMTTQRYYRDRVKSFDEGLKELKACAGTQFDPNLVEIAIKVISQKREELLKLMYPILQSQ, from the coding sequence TTGCTTTTATTTTTTTTATTTACACTTGCTTATTCTGTTTATAAATTTAAATTTATCCTAACTAAAAATGATATAGTATTCTTAATCATCTTATTAGCATCGATAATTTTCTCGGATAAGTATCCTGTCATAATTCCAATTGGCACCGAAGTTTCAGAACTATCCGTTTCCACAGCTATAACTTTTACTGTGGCATTCCTCTTTAATCCAACTCTTACTATCATAGTGGTAGTATTAGGTACTATTATTTCAGATATAATCACAAAAAAGAAGTGGTATAAAATCCTTTTCAATACCGCAAATATAGGGACAGCAACGGGAATTACAAGCTTGTTCTTTTCTAAATTTTACAATCCAATTTTGCCTTTTACTTCACCTCAAAACCTGGGAGTAGTAATATTTGGAGCAGCAACTCATTTCTTTCTCGAGTCTTTTTTCCTCTATCTCCTTCTTTCCTTTATCGTAAACAGGCCACTTTTCAGTTTTTATGTGGAAAACATAAAATTCATAGCAGTAGAAGTTTTAACGCTTTACCCACTTGGTATAGTACTCATGTATTTCTTTAAATATAATCCTTTGATGAACGCATTTCTTTTACCATCGCTTATTGCTGTATATTATGCCCTGCAAAGAAGATATGTAATAATTCAAGAAACCAAAAACGCACTTTTTGCAATAGCAGAAGTTGTTGATAAAAAAATACCCGATACAATTGACCATACGAAACGTGTTGCAATAATAACTGAGGCAATCTGTAATGAACTTCAACTTCCATTATCACAAACAAATGAAATTGTCCTTGCGGCAATGCTTCACGATATTGGCAAAATTGTAATCCCAGACTTTATCCTCAAAAAGTCAGATCCAAACGATGATGAAATGGAAGTAATACATCTCCACGTAATCGAAGGAGAAAAAATTGTTTCACGATTATCACTATTTAGAAAAGGGGCAGTAATTATAAGACATCACCATGAAAAATGGGATGGAACAGGATATCCTGATCACCTTAAAGGAGAAGAAATTCCTCTTGGCTCAAGAATTATAGCAATTGCAGATTCATTTGATGCAATGACAACGCAAAGGTACTACCGTGACAGAGTTAAGAGTTTTGACGAAGGATTAAAAGAATTAAAGGCATGTGCAGGAACACAGTTTGACCCAAATCTTGTAGAAATTGCAATAAAAGTGATATCCCAAAAGAGAGAAGAACTTCTCAAGTTAATGTACCCGATACTACAGTCCCAATGA
- a CDS encoding DUF5317 family protein, which produces MTVFVLVAAILGIIINRGFEGVVENSIRGFYLAIIGFIIQLGIFSSDFAFSEYEYLTPYFYIASLVFLLAFVLLNLNYHGMKIILVGFLLNFLAIITNGGYMPQYIDKLTIAGEFEKIELLKQYGHFYNGILGNSQTRLRPLTDIIAIGKPAILSGVYSIGDLIIIVGLIIFIFEFTKKKKGRSG; this is translated from the coding sequence ATGACAGTTTTCGTTCTTGTTGCAGCAATTCTTGGGATAATAATAAATAGAGGCTTTGAAGGTGTTGTTGAAAATTCCATAAGAGGATTTTATCTTGCTATAATTGGCTTCATAATTCAACTTGGTATTTTTAGTTCCGATTTTGCATTTTCGGAATATGAATATCTTACTCCTTATTTTTATATTGCCTCACTTGTATTCTTGCTTGCATTTGTCCTTTTGAACCTCAACTATCACGGGATGAAAATAATCCTTGTTGGTTTTCTACTTAATTTCCTTGCAATAATTACAAATGGTGGATACATGCCTCAATATATCGATAAACTAACAATTGCAGGAGAATTTGAAAAAATTGAACTTCTAAAACAATACGGACACTTCTACAATGGCATCCTTGGAAATAGTCAAACAAGGTTAAGACCTCTTACAGATATTATTGCAATTGGAAAGCCAGCAATTCTATCAGGAGTTTACAGTATTGGCGATTTAATAATTATTGTGGGATTGATAATTTTCATATTCGAGTTTACCAAAAAGAAAAAGGGGCGCTCCGGATAA
- a CDS encoding N-acetylmuramoyl-L-alanine amidase, giving the protein MRQIKYIVLHHSATDVYGDGSVLADAIMSNQRRKWIKDFPNYVCDYHYMVGPTGKIFKGQPEEFPGWHATNYVVNLESIGVCFLGNFEKSRMQVAQFDAGVKLLKDIVKRYDIKSENVVRHKDVISDETGRRNSTLCPGKYFPYEEMLNTVFAGTKGTENDYLYKDVIQKLNELGIIVGDGNSFRPKDPMTREEGFLIAYRILKLLKAF; this is encoded by the coding sequence GTGAGGCAAATAAAGTATATTGTTTTACATCACTCTGCAACTGATGTTTATGGCGATGGAAGTGTGCTCGCCGATGCAATAATGTCAAACCAAAGAAGAAAGTGGATAAAGGATTTTCCAAATTATGTTTGTGATTATCACTATATGGTGGGGCCAACGGGAAAAATATTCAAAGGACAACCTGAAGAATTTCCCGGATGGCATGCAACAAATTACGTGGTTAACCTTGAAAGTATAGGTGTTTGTTTTCTTGGTAATTTTGAAAAAAGTAGAATGCAGGTTGCACAATTTGATGCGGGGGTAAAATTATTGAAGGATATTGTTAAGCGCTACGATATAAAAAGCGAAAATGTCGTGCGCCATAAGGATGTTATTTCAGATGAAACAGGAAGGCGCAACTCAACGCTTTGTCCTGGGAAGTATTTCCCATATGAAGAGATGCTTAATACTGTATTTGCCGGAACGAAAGGGACGGAAAATGATTATCTATACAAGGATGTAATTCAAAAACTCAACGAATTAGGAATCATTGTAGGCGATGGAAATTCTTTTCGACCTAAGGACCCAATGACCCGTGAAGAAGGGTTTCTTATCGCCTATAGAATTTTAAAACTCTTGAAGGCATTTTGA
- a CDS encoding YvrJ family protein, protein MDEIITLIQNVGFPIAITVYLLVVFGAKIDRLSDAVEKLANLIESKV, encoded by the coding sequence ATGGATGAAATTATAACTTTAATTCAAAATGTAGGCTTTCCAATTGCAATTACAGTTTATCTCCTTGTCGTTTTTGGAGCAAAGATTGATAGACTGTCAGATGCAGTTGAGAAACTTGCAAACCTTATTGAAAGTAAGGTGTAG
- a CDS encoding DUF2922 domain-containing protein, which translates to MANITTKVLRLVFKTENGKTYAMEFANPKDTITSQKVETLGNLIVAKNIVTTKNGDLVQFVDGGIVERTFTDLVP; encoded by the coding sequence ATGGCTAATATAACTACAAAGGTTTTAAGGCTTGTTTTTAAAACGGAAAATGGTAAGACATATGCAATGGAGTTTGCAAACCCAAAGGATACGATTACTTCTCAAAAGGTTGAGACTTTGGGCAATTTGATTGTTGCAAAGAATATTGTAACTACAAAAAATGGCGATTTGGTGCAGTTTGTTGATGGCGGAATTGTTGAGAGGACTTTTACAGATTTAGTGCCATAA
- a CDS encoding DUF1659 domain-containing protein produces MTVLEKNGVLEIVFDVNGKARRESITGIKPSATDADLFEVAQSIINLLSDTVSDVRRRIVKTYAA; encoded by the coding sequence ATGACTGTTTTAGAGAAAAATGGAGTATTAGAAATTGTATTTGATGTAAATGGTAAGGCAAGGCGTGAAAGTATAACTGGTATTAAGCCTTCTGCAACTGATGCTGATTTATTTGAAGTTGCACAGAGTATTATAAATCTTCTATCGGATACTGTAAGTGACGTTAGGAGAAGAATTGTTAAGACTTATGCTGCATAA
- the rbsK gene encoding ribokinase: MDNAKIFVLGSINVDLVVYAERFPEAGETIVGKEFLINQGGKGANQAVAAKKASGNVTFIGRVGSDIFSTIAINSLRKFNVENHLIIDEHTETGIAVINVDDKGENRITIIEGANGKVGSEELKYLKSNIKVGDFLLLQGEIHVDVLVEASQIAKSSNATVIFDPAPVKNELTKVIPFADFITPNENELRKLTNSNDPYELLKLGAKNIVFKMGERGVRFINESEDFVVPAFKVDVVDTTGAGDTFNGSFVAALSKGMSIKDALRFGNAAAAISVTRKGAAISSPTYDEIVKFLEVHCEL, translated from the coding sequence ATGGATAATGCCAAAATTTTTGTACTTGGAAGTATTAATGTTGACCTTGTCGTTTATGCAGAGCGTTTTCCTGAAGCAGGTGAAACGATTGTTGGTAAAGAATTTCTAATAAATCAAGGTGGAAAAGGAGCAAATCAGGCTGTCGCAGCAAAGAAGGCTTCGGGTAATGTCACCTTCATAGGCCGTGTTGGAAGTGATATATTCTCAACAATAGCCATTAATTCACTCCGAAAATTCAATGTAGAAAATCACCTCATTATTGATGAACATACAGAAACAGGCATTGCAGTAATTAATGTGGATGATAAAGGAGAAAATAGGATTACAATTATAGAAGGCGCAAATGGAAAGGTGGGCAGCGAAGAATTAAAATATCTCAAAAGTAATATAAAAGTTGGAGATTTTTTACTTCTTCAAGGAGAAATTCATGTGGATGTGCTTGTTGAGGCATCACAAATTGCAAAATCATCAAATGCAACAGTGATTTTTGACCCTGCGCCTGTAAAAAATGAACTCACAAAGGTAATACCTTTTGCAGATTTTATTACGCCAAACGAAAATGAATTAAGGAAACTCACAAATTCAAACGATCCATACGAACTTTTGAAACTTGGAGCAAAAAATATTGTTTTTAAAATGGGAGAAAGAGGCGTTAGATTCATTAACGAAAGCGAAGACTTTGTTGTTCCTGCTTTTAAAGTAGATGTGGTAGATACCACTGGAGCAGGAGATACATTTAACGGAAGTTTTGTAGCAGCCCTTTCCAAAGGAATGAGCATTAAAGATGCTTTGAGATTTGGCAATGCAGCTGCTGCAATATCAGTAACAAGAAAAGGGGCTGCTATCTCGTCGCCAACATACGATGAGATTGTCAAATTTTTGGAGGTGCATTGTGAATTATAA
- a CDS encoding nucleoside hydrolase: MNYKMIIDTDCGIDDAVTIMSAIKYGIDIVGITTVSGNVYVDQVTDNVLRILNFMGRNDIKVFKGAHKPLISEKTTPAKIHGENGLGNVELEKSEKIAEEIPAPFAIYKLAKENPGIILLTLGPLTNIAMAFNLYPELKNYVSKIVSMGGAVNVGNVTRFAEFNFFYDPEAAEFVLRLGIPIHLVPWDPVVSTPIFEDELKETFKGKEGALILQMEKAVMDFVEKSRGVRGVFLPDPMALVTFLSPNIIKSKINTSMHMELSHGSLMRGASFIGEGHGTEIIMEVDKRNFLDFFKNIF, from the coding sequence GTGAATTATAAGATGATCATTGATACAGATTGCGGTATTGATGATGCAGTAACAATTATGAGTGCGATAAAATACGGGATCGATATTGTGGGAATTACAACCGTTTCGGGAAATGTATATGTGGATCAGGTAACTGATAATGTGCTACGAATTCTTAACTTTATGGGAAGAAACGATATTAAGGTTTTTAAAGGTGCACACAAACCTTTAATTTCTGAAAAAACAACACCTGCAAAGATCCACGGAGAAAATGGTCTTGGCAATGTGGAACTTGAAAAGTCGGAAAAAATCGCCGAAGAGATTCCCGCACCATTTGCAATTTATAAACTAGCAAAAGAAAACCCAGGAATAATCCTTCTAACGCTTGGGCCCCTTACAAATATTGCAATGGCCTTTAATCTTTATCCAGAACTTAAAAATTATGTGTCTAAAATTGTTTCAATGGGTGGTGCAGTAAATGTTGGAAATGTTACCAGATTTGCCGAATTCAATTTCTTTTACGATCCAGAGGCTGCGGAATTCGTTTTAAGGCTTGGAATCCCAATCCACTTGGTCCCATGGGATCCAGTGGTTTCAACACCAATCTTCGAAGATGAACTAAAAGAAACTTTTAAAGGCAAAGAAGGCGCCCTTATACTTCAGATGGAAAAAGCCGTAATGGATTTTGTAGAAAAATCTCGCGGTGTAAGGGGCGTATTTCTCCCTGATCCCATGGCGCTTGTAACATTCCTTAGTCCAAACATTATTAAATCCAAAATCAATACATCAATGCATATGGAATTATCCCATGGCTCCCTTATGAGAGGAGCATCATTTATAGGTGAAGGACACGGGACAGAAATCATAATGGAAGTAGATAAGAGAAATTTCCTGGATTTTTTCAAAAACATATTTTAA
- a CDS encoding BMP family lipoprotein, producing the protein MKKALLVLLAVVLLVSVAVAPGCKKTTTTETQKKVKVTLYINGTLGDKSFFDSANRGLEMAVKDLGVDGKVIEGGYDPAKWQPDLEQLAQGDSEIIIIGTWQMVDAVTAVAPNHPDKKFIIFDTSVDYSKGNLGNVYSILYKQNEASFLVGALAAMITTSNMPLANKDKVIGFLGGMDIPVINDFKVGYIQGAHYINPDVKVLVSYAASFNDPAKGKELVLAQYDQGADIAFNVAGETGLGLIDAAKEKNKYAIGVDSDQYIMLKDKDPEAASHIVTSMMKNVDKSIYRALKLYLEGKLEFGKAESLGLAEDGVGVADNENYQKLVPQEFRDKVNELAQKIIKGEIKVDTAFGS; encoded by the coding sequence ATGAAAAAGGCACTATTAGTGCTACTTGCAGTAGTCTTATTAGTAAGCGTTGCAGTTGCACCAGGTTGTAAAAAGACAACTACAACCGAAACTCAGAAAAAGGTTAAAGTCACTCTTTACATTAACGGAACTCTTGGTGACAAATCTTTCTTTGACTCAGCAAACAGAGGTCTTGAGATGGCAGTTAAAGACCTTGGTGTTGATGGAAAAGTTATTGAGGGAGGTTATGATCCAGCAAAGTGGCAGCCAGACCTTGAGCAACTTGCACAGGGAGATTCTGAAATAATCATTATCGGAACTTGGCAAATGGTTGATGCAGTTACAGCGGTTGCACCAAATCATCCAGACAAAAAATTCATTATTTTCGACACTTCTGTTGACTATTCAAAGGGGAACCTTGGGAATGTCTATTCAATTCTTTACAAGCAGAATGAAGCATCCTTCCTTGTAGGAGCGCTTGCCGCAATGATTACCACATCCAATATGCCACTTGCAAACAAAGATAAAGTTATTGGTTTCCTCGGTGGAATGGATATCCCAGTAATTAACGACTTCAAGGTCGGCTACATTCAAGGCGCACACTACATCAATCCAGATGTAAAAGTTCTTGTTTCTTACGCAGCATCCTTTAATGACCCTGCAAAAGGTAAAGAGCTGGTGCTCGCCCAGTATGACCAAGGAGCAGATATTGCATTCAACGTTGCAGGTGAAACTGGTCTTGGACTGATTGATGCAGCGAAAGAGAAAAATAAATATGCAATTGGCGTTGACTCAGACCAGTATATCATGCTAAAAGACAAAGACCCAGAAGCGGCATCTCATATAGTTACTTCAATGATGAAGAATGTCGATAAGTCAATTTATAGAGCGCTTAAACTTTATCTTGAAGGCAAACTTGAATTCGGTAAGGCAGAATCTCTGGGACTTGCAGAAGATGGTGTTGGTGTAGCAGATAACGAAAACTATCAAAAATTAGTGCCACAAGAATTTAGGGACAAGGTAAATGAACTTGCACAAAAGATCATTAAGGGAGAAATAAAGGTAGATACAGCATTCGGAAGTTAA